In the Silene latifolia isolate original U9 population chromosome 1, ASM4854445v1, whole genome shotgun sequence genome, ACCATACAATAATCCATTCTCTTAATCATAAATAGAGACCATACATACAACATAGATGATTTACGTAAGTTGCACACTTGCACATAGTGGAGTAACATTTACCTAATTCTTCTCATTGCAGATAACCCGGATGGGCCAGATCAGAACATGTTAATGAGTTCTATATATGCTTTTGAAACACCAGTATTGGGACACTGGAAGATGTTCTTCTTGCTATTCATGTGTCGTAACGCAATCCCAATAATTGGACGAAGATTTGTTAGCTTTTTTTATGGATACTACTTTATACTTATTATTTTGAATACTATAAAAGATAATAGGAATTATACTAGAGTATTTGACTCAATTATTAATTTCGAAAAGTAGAGATATTTTTGAAAACAGAACAATTAATATACTGATGGTTGAGTAAATTGACTAATACGAGTACTAATAAATCAATTTAGAAAAAACCGTTGATATATTTATTAAGAAGCGTAGTACTAAGTAGTTCATAGCCTCTTTCAGTTGGGTGATAGCTATCCCAAAACAAGTACTTGGTGTCGTCAGAGCAAACTGTATCAAACTTGTTGCATGATTCTGCAAATTCAATTAACCCTGTACCACAACATCCTCGCGTCACTTGTTCAAACCCTGAATAGttcaaaacaaagaaaaaattaAAGAGCAACTTCATTAATTGAATGTAAAACAACACATACATAGAACACTTAAAAGTGAAAATAAAGTAATGAGAATAAGCATTATTTCCAACCCCGACGGCCCTACTTGAGAACTAGACTGACATCACTTttttcaattggtctcccttgtgacgggttatcatttgtggcggatattttgtgagataaaatggtaataaaatgggttagtggagaaaggggaccacatgaatagtgttgcagagagagaaaaagtgggtactttgtgaggtaaatggtatccgtcactcaagagtgacggatatatgccgtcacaaacaagaatttgtgcacTTTTTTTATGTTTCTTTAGGGAAATCATACGTTTGATTAAAGCGTAGGAGAAAAACGCTCTCATATTGAGACTAAAGATTATTGTGAGTTTAGTTCGTGGATCAATTTTGTATTCATTTAATTAATGCTACAGTTTTATAAGGTTTTCCTCTGATTTTTTACTATTAcgtggatatatatatataatatggcCAATACAAACACGTAAGTACGTAAGTGTGCGTCCCGACTCCCGAACATTTAGAAATAGAAGTCGAGATCGATTACGTACCATAGTTAAGAGGATGTTGGATCATGTCAAGCAATGTAGTGTAGATATCAATGTAGACGAGCTTGGCATCATGAAGGGTGTTAGAAAGTGAATCAAGTTTGATAGCCAGCTTGGAATTGAAAACTTGTGCTAAATTATTGTAATTCTCTGCACACTTCCTAAAGATCCCTCCTGCTAGCGTTCTTTGCGATGGCACGCATCCTATTGGTGGTGTACTGAATACTCCTATTCGTCGCGCCCCTAGCTCATATAGATCCTGTACGTTCAATTCCATATCATATTTTTAATCTTATCTATCCAACCTTTGTTTACCTCAAAATATTTTCAATGTCGTTAAGAAAAGAAGAGAGTAAATATGTAACCTGGACAAAAGAAGAAGCGGAATTAGCTAAGAAAGAGGCGTAATCATCAACATCATACATAATCCTACGACTCGGGATATCAAAGTAGCTGACGACAATATCAACACTTCCGGCCACAACTAGGAACATACTGTTCTTCATTATGTATTCCGTCCTCTCTTCTCCCACCATTTCTCTCACTCTCGCTTTGTACTCCTTCAAATATTCTAGTTGCTCCGATAGTGATAGTACTGACTGCATTATCACCAATCAAGTGTCATCAAATAAGATTAAACCAAAATGGTTCTACTCCGTGGCGGATCTTAATCGTGTGAAATTAAAAAGAATATGGGAGCATTGTTAATTTGTTATTAGATGTATATATGTACATACCGAAATGGTACTTGTCAAAGGGTCGTAACCAGAACCTCCAGAAGCGAAACTGACACCTGTAAGCAAATCTTGTGGACTTATACTTGGGTCAAGATATGCTCCCACACTTTGTTTTATTGATAACATTTCCGCTGTCAGATACATACATAAAATATTTCCTTTATTAATGAACAACCATTAAAATTAATAAATTTCGACTTATCGTCCAAAGCTGTAATTGCTTGCTTTCACTACAGTAATTACTACCGTATGTACTACCTTTGCTCTACGTAGTACGGAGTACTATATTGTAGCTACAATAACGCTTACGGATACATGCATACGTTTAGTTAAAGCACTGCGTCTTCACTCTTCATCATCATGCAAATTATAACAAAGCCTCGTATGCCTAATTTAATTTTACACTGTCACCTTAGCCTTAAATTAGTGTGTATTTAGTAGATACGTACATAATTCCACGTATTAGTACTAATTagtttttgtagtagtgaaaatattaaataaaatgaaagcCCTTGATTACATGACATAATTTCAAGGGGATTGCGTGGATAAACGTATATACCTATAAAGTCAGTGGGGATCCTTCCATTGCTGAATCGGCCAGTAGGAATTCCACCCATGAAATCTTTGCCATAAGGTGGGAAATTACACTTTCCTTCTGTGTTAAGGTGGTTATTGTTTCCAGGATCTACTATGGAATCTCCGAACCCGAATATCGCCGGCACCGTCACGTTTGGAGGGAGCTTGATTGTGTTTGTTGCTGCAATAGGAATAGGGTTGGTGATGTTGAAGAGCAGGAAtataaacaaccacaaacctaacAATTCTAACAAATAGCTAGAATATTGCATGGTGCCTACAAACTCTCACACTAAAGCTTAATTCCTTTTAACTTTTAACACTTATCAATGTAACTAAACTTTTTGTGTTATTCACTAATACCAGATTGTATACATACATAAAATTTatactaataaaataaaaggattttagataaaaaaaaaatatttttataggAAATACATTTTAAGATATTATGGAGTAGTACTATTTAATTGTATAAAACCCATTTATTTAAGTGTATATTACTACTTTGTTTAGCTATATATATACTCTTTTCGTAAACATTGAATTGTTAGGCCATAAATATAGTTTGATTACCAAACACCTAAAAAAACTGTGACCCTACCTAAAATTGGGATAAATTCTACTTTTGTGGTTTGTCCCTGCTTCACTTTTTATAGTCACCACCTTCATCTTAAATTTAGGCCAACATATCATTGGTAACAACGACCAATCTTCTCATGGCTTGGAGTAGTTGGGGTGATAATAAGTGATAACCAGACGCGCATGAGCTTGACCTTGCTCGGTTTGTGCTCATGAAACAAAACTCGAGTTTGAGTTGACCCAAGTTTGGAAAAATTGGATTTATTATCATGCTCCCGAGTTTTAACCGGAGCTCGAGTCGAGTTTGAGCTCAACTCGAGCCTATATATAAATGTTAAGTTATCGTTTTTTCTTTTGAATGTTTCAATAACAGAACTCGGAGATTACATataaaaatatttggcaaataAAAGAAATATTTGATACGATTATACAaagatataatcatgataaatatttttataaaataagagaaaaatatCAATGTTATCAAAATGAAAGTTTGTCATATAATTTGTTTTAGGAAAATGAGATAGTGTCACCGGGTAGTACTCAAATTGAGCGCCACCCGAGATTTGAGTGTCAAACTGAAAGTTTATAGTAAATTGCTCAAGTTTTTGAGTTTCTCCCTTCCAAAATTTGAATTTCAAACTGACTAATAATAAAGGGTAGTTTAGTAACtcaaaatatcataattaatgaattaaaacaaaatcAGAAATAAATTGTGTATATGCATCTACGATCACGAAACAATGAATCATTGAAGCATATATAACGCATTTCTGGAAAACATGACGATGATCAACTAACTAAAACTTCAACATACTGAAAGATTTAATATACATTAAATACCTTTAGTTACCCAATTGATTCAATGAATATTATTTACAGATAACTTTTTGTCCATGGATGAATTTTGTTGAATTGATTGTACTTCTGCAGAAATCAATTAGCAGGAGAATACTATCCCAGTCTCTCAGATGCATTATGAAATTATTAAATCTTATCTTAATTTGATATGATTAGGTTAAGTTATAAATTTGCAATGCTACCCATCAAGTTAGGCGCAAAAGTTAGAAATTGATCTTATTTATCAAAgcgtcttgtttgtgacggactagttgtaacgccccgtaatttcggatcattaatatatttcgaaaataatttattaatcaaataaaatttgatatttaaagtaattaaagtaaaaataattcaaagaaatataattttattatattttgaagaaaagtatttattttgatagtttcgtaatgtttaaaaatagtttaaaccgtgtaaaactttttatttcgaaataagggcgtatcggggggaaaatgacaattcttttgaacgttcggtaaacgaatttggaaatgggtcgtatgaatactcaattttcttgtaatctcgtgtttaagaactttggtcttgacggaatttgcgtttgacttgcGGTTTTAATTATAATCGAAACgggtcaaaaccgactcgaaaaatcccgactcaaacccgctctcctcctttcctttctcccttacccGGCTCCCCttccccttttctttctttttttctgatttttgttcttaagttcatcttcaacctctaaaaaccaaaaccaaacacatttcaaccaaaaatcaagctgttttggccataatttcttcgtttcttatcggattttcacgaaatttacctttccggaatcccctcgtcgagatctacaacttggtataatttaagttcagttttcttgaagttgttttaagaccaattttcggaaatttcggttttatatacttatctttgtgttttaattgtttatttaggtgaagaattggaggacgagttcggggactcgtatattgtagaggatagcggctagttgtcgttagggtttgggttttgaggtgctaattgctcattttctagcttaaggtaacatatttcgagttactcgacgaattatcgtcacaatctttgttgtttttgtatgtttggtgatttttgtttgagtagtagttttcacatgttaaaatttgttgcatgcatgcttaacttgtgtcttttgttagtttaaattaacaaagttgaattgggaacgattaattagtgttcagacggtcttttactaaacaaaaatggaaaaaaatggtggtgtaggggacggccagcagccggcaggcccacggcagcccacggccggccttggggttggcccgggttggtccgtgcttgtttcgcggtttttcgtacaatattgggCATTTTAGGTTGATTAATGTTATAATTAaaataagtaacaaatgggtagtattttgaattgaatcatactagtaataaaaattatgttaatggtaaaattgtgcttatattaatagttatcacatgttatgatagtttacaaaatgaaattgtaattaataggctcaaaatgaattttatagcgataattgtaatgttttgttgattgtgccgaaaactgagccttagtccctttgactgatgcgatgtcgattaattgagtgattggtcaccacaATTTGACCCGTGCACTGTCGCAGgtctggggttgcgggtaaaaaattcggttgaatgatttagataatcggcctttttcttgttttaggccatttatcaagctttagttcacatgtatagcttattgaatttaatagtatcttgtattgtagaaatggccctagtttcccctaaagcctttaatattgttaaaattgctagaattagaaattagtattgaatacttattgaggatattgttgggttgtttgctgaatagacatttatatagcctttcacatgatagaatgttagcatttaggttggtaagttggactttttgccctcttatggttaagtgggtgtcttaattgacttgtgtggtgagtcttgtgtggtgtgggctaaagtattcaatctgggactagctgggactaggtcctaggtgagtatttcggccttcatcatagataggtctttatagtctttgacgagtatatgttcactgcttgatagcctttgtgttcctgactagtggatttatatccaagttggggcatgacctcagttacttattttgatagtaagtggtcagcttaagtactagccaaccctttggtggactccttagggtactcactttgttttagaaaaatagtgggtcttgggtgcggtggtgtgtatccgcatgtctaggtctccaaGTGAttttttaggctagggttgtgttgtctcttggccatgttttattaatattaaccgctgagccaagataccggttcgattaccttccctacctcgtggtatagactcgagttacaaagtgactattgacgggactaagaacttatgcctgtctttgatatattgccctttcttatttgatgattctatgaatcatagaaggtgagatgcaagccggctatggttgatagagtttggattacaatttgttaaatttttcacatgatagtttaaattagtCAATTTAGCATTCATATGTTAGGATGCTTGGAAATTAGATGaattatcatatagtttacatgttttactacatgttacattaattatgacgattcgtggtatttggaggactcgaagttactccccactgaattgtggctttcgtgtttgtataaaatgcgattgacaggttgttgatgcttagttggggtcacagacgagctagtgagcaaggaaccttggacctagtttggctttcttttgtagaaaccttttatcttttggttatgtatataatcttttaacttttggttttgtatataatttgaagggacatatgtctcccttttctattttgggttgtatcattatgtattttcttaCCTTTAGCGGTGCAAGTAAGTTAGATTGTTagcaattgcaggttttggcacccgtctATTGGGaacgttggaaatgttgtgattggtttagattttttttttgaaattacaggtttttggctagttgaaccaattacaaacatatcctaccagtttttccgtagaatttacgcgtttaattatcgggttatttaagggtgtcacactaATCATGTCaaaagcttgtgacctctcacaaaaaggaagaggggataaggtgggacaccccccatgtgcttccccactcaactctcatgggtattttgtgagaggaaatggtatccgccacaagcttgtgacggatatcgccgtcacaaatgagattttgtgcttatttatttacatatttttcCTTTTATTAATTAAGGTGGCGCCGAGTTTCGGTACCACCCGCTGGGGCCCTAATGTCATCctttattttaattatgaaaAATATATAGTGTTAGACAAGAAAAAGCGGGAGAAAATAAACACGATCCGGGACAGCCTCTCGAACGGCttaaatttaagtgtataatacacgtttttcgggattctaaggtcccggaaaaaaatgtccgtaaatcacaCCTATGATTTGTCGGGTCAGATACAACAGcctcacaaaatttgaggagcaataGCGGCCATTTGAGGCTGCCGGTGTGCGTTAAACCAGTCTCAAACTTAAATCGGATACTCGCTGAAATTGGTTTACTACTTGTTATTTGGTGCTGCAATTGAATAGGGTAACTCCTGGAACGACCCTCGACACGTGTTAGAAGAagcgggagaaaaataaacacgaCCCCGGATGGCCTCTCGAagtctcaaattgaagtgtataatgcacgttTTTCAAAATTCTAAGGCCCCGGaaaaaaatgtccgtaaatcacaAGAATGATTTCTTGGGTAAGATAAAGCAGCCTCAAAAAATTTGAAGTGCAACAGCGGAAATTTGAGGCTTCCGGTGTGCGTTAAACCAGTCTCAAACTTAAATCGGATACTCGATGAAAGtggtttaatacttgttatttagaGCTAAAATTAAATAGGGCACCTCCTGAAACGACCTTAATTCGACACGTGATAGAAAAAGCGGCAGAAAAATAAACACGGTCGGAACGGACTCTcaaacggcttaaattgaagtgtataaattatAATACACGTTTTCGGGATTCTAAGGTCCATGGAATAAAATGTCCTTAAATCAAATCTATGAtttctcgtgtcagataaagcaacctcgcaaaatttgaggagcaacacCGGAAATTTGAGGCTGCCGGCGTGCGTTAAACCAGTCTCAAACTTAAATCGGATACTCGTTAAAATtggtttaatacttgttattttgtGCTGAAATTGAATAGAATAACTCTTGAAGCGATCCTAGACACATGGTAGTAAAAGCGAGAGCAACATAAACACGAGCCGAGTTTGCATATCGAACGACTCAagttaaagtgtataatacacgtttttcgggattttaAATTCCCCTAAAAAATTTCTCGTAAATCACAAGAATGATTTCTCGAGTAAGATAAAGCAGcctcacaaaatttgaggagTAATAACGACCATTTGAGGCTGCCGGTGTGTGTTGAACGAGTCTCAAACTTAAACCGGATACTCGCTAAAATTGGTTTAGTACTTGTTATTTGATACTAAAATtgaatagggtaactcctgacCTTACCTTAGACGCGTGGTAGAAAAagcgggagaaaaataaacgcaATCCCGGATGGCCTCTCGAACGACTTAAATTGAagtttatacacttcaatttcagccgttcggaaggtcgtacctgaccctgtttccttttctccctgtttttcaatcacgcgtcctagctcatttcagaaataaacctgttcgatttcaggaatcaacctgttcgatttcagcctcaaataacgagctttaacacatttttcacgataatccgagtttcggcgaatgctggtttgtggcacaccggcacccccaaatgtcttccgttggtgctcaaactttgcgtggcctctttatcagacccgagtaactttctatgtgattttcggagaattttgttcctggatcccggaaacccgaaaaaccgtgtattattatatacacttcaatttcagccgttcggaaggtcgtaccggaccctgtatctatttctacctgtttttcaatcacgcgtccgagctcatttcaggaatcaacctgttcgatgtcagcctcaaataacgagttttaacacatttttcacgataatccgagtttcggcgaatgctgatttgtggcacaccggcacccccaaatggcttccgttggtgctcaaactttgcgtggccgctttatctgacccgaggaacattctatgtgatttccggagaattttgttccgggaccccgaaatcccgaaaaatcgtgtattatacacttcaatttcagtcgttcggaaggtcgtaccagacctggtttctttttctccctgtttttcaatcacgcgtccgagctcatttcaggaaacaacctgttcaatttcaggaatcaacctgttcgatttcagcctcaaataaggagcattaacacatttttcacgataatccgagtttcggcgaatgctggtttgtggcacaccgtcacccccaagtgtcttctgttggtgctcaaactttgcgtggccgctttatctgacccgaggaactttctatgtgatttccggtgaattttgttccaggaccccgaaatcccgaaaaaccgtgtattatacacttcaacttcagccgttcggaaggtcgtaccggaccttgtttctttttctccctgtttttcaatcacgcgtccgagttcatttcaggaaacaacctgttcgatttcaacctcaaataacgaggattaacacatttttcacgataatccgagtttcggcgaatgctagtttgtggcacaccggcaccccaaatgtcttccgttggtgctcaaactttgcgtgaccgctttatctgacccgagaattttctatgtgatttccggtgaattttgttccgggaccccgaaatcccgaaaagccgtgtattatacacttcaatttcagccgttcggaaggtcgtaccggaccctgtttctttttctccctaattttcaatcatgcgtctgagctcatttcaggaatcaacctgttcgatttcaggaatcaacctgttcgatttcagcctcaaataacgagcattaacacatttttcacgataatccgagtttcggcgaatgctggtttgtggcacaccggcacccccaaatgtcttccgttggtgcacaaactttgcgtggccgctttatctgacccgagaaactttctatgtgatttccggagaattttgttccgggaccccgaaattccgaaaaaccgtgtatatacacttcaatttcagccgttcggaaggtcgtaccggaccctgtttatttttctccctgtttttcaatcacgcgtccgagctcatttcaggaatcaacctgttcgatttcagccccaaataacaagctttaacacattattcCCGATAATcccagtttcggcgaatgctggtttgtggcacacaggcacccccaaatgtcttccgttggtgcttaaactttgcgtggccgctttatctgacccgaggaactttgtgatttccggagaattttgttcttggaccctggaatcccgaaaaaccgtgtatataacacttaaatttcagccgttcggaaggtcgtaccggagcctgtttctttttctacctgtttttcaatcacgcgtcagagctcatttcaagaatcaacgtgttcgatttcaggaatcaacctgttcgatttcagcctcaaataacgagctttaacacctttttcacgataatccgagtgtcggggaatgatggtttgtggcccaccggcacccccaaatgtcttccgttggtgctcaaactttgcgtggccgctttatctgacccgaggatctttctatgtgatttccggagaattttgttccgggacactggaatctcgaaaaaccgtgtattatacattaatttcagccgttcggaaggtcgtaccggaccctatttcttttctccctgtttttcaatcacgcgtccgagctcatttcagaaatcaacctgttcgatttcagcctcaaataacgagctctaacatatttttcatgataatccgagtttcggcgaatgctggtttgtggcacaccggcaccgccaaatgtcttcagttggtgctcaaacattgcgtggccgctttatctgacccgaggaactttctatgtgatttccggagaattttgttccgggactccggaattccgaaaaaccgtgtatatacacttcaatttcagccgttcggaaggtcgtaccggaccctgtttctttttctccctgtttttcaatcacgcgtccgagctcatttcaggaatcaacctgttcgatttcagcctcaaataatgatctttaacacatttttcacgataatccgagtttcggcgaacgctggtttgtggcacacgggcacccccaaatgtcttccgttggtgcttaaactttgcgtgtccgctttatctgacccaaggaactttctatgtgatttccggtgaattttgtcccgggaccccggaatcctgaaaaaccgtgtattatacacttcaatttgagccgttcggaaggtcgtaccggaccctgtttctttttctccctgtttttcaattacgcgtccgagctcatttcaggaattaacctgttcgatttaagcctcaaataacgaggtttaacacatttttcacgataatccgagtttcggcgaatgctggtttgtggcacaccggcacctccaaatgtcttccgttggtgctcaaactttgcatggccgctttatctgatccgaggatctttctatgtgatttccggagaattttgtttcgggactccggaattccgaaaaaccgtgtatatacacttcaatttcagccgttcgaaaggtcgtaccggaccctgtttctttttctccttgtttttcaatcacgcgtccgagctcatttcaggaatcaacctgttcgatttcagcctcaaataatgatctttaacacatttttcacgataatccgagtttcgacgaacgctggtttgtggcacacgggcaccccaaatgtcttccgttggtgcttaaactttgcgtggccgctttatctgacccaaggaactttctatgtgatttccggtgaattttgtcccgggaccccggaatcccgaaaaaccgtgtattatacacttcaatttcagccgttcggaaggtcgtaccggaccctgtttttttttctccctgtttttcaatcacgcgtccgagctcatttcaggaatcaacctgttcgatttcagcctcaaataacgagctttaacacatttttcacgataatccgagtttcggcgaatgctggtttgtggcacaccggcacccccaaatgtcttccgttggtgcttaaactttgcgtggccgcttgatctgacccaaggaactttctatgtgatttccagtgaattttgtcccgggaccccggaatcccgaaaaaccgtgtattataaacttcaatttcagccgttcggaaggtcgtaccgaaccctgtttctttttctccctgtttttcaattacgcgtccgagctcaattcagaaatcaacctgttcgatttcagtctcaaataacgagctttaacacattttcaacgataatccgagtttcggcgaatgctggtttgtggcacaccggcacccccaaatgtcttccgttggtgctcaaactttgcatggccgctttatctgacccgaggatctttctatgtgatttccggagaattttgttccgggacactgaaatctcgaaaaaccgtgtattatacacttcaatttcagccgttcggaaggtcgtaccggaccctatttctttttctctctgtttttcaatcacacgtccgagcttatttgaggaatcaacctgttcgatttcagcctcaaatgacgagctttaacccatttttcacgataatccgagttttggcgaatgctggtttgtggcacaccggcacccccaaatgtcttccgttggtgctcaaactttgcgtggccgctttatctgacccaaggaactttctatgtgatttccggagaattttgttctgggaccctggaatcccgaataaccgtgtatataataacacttcaatttcagccgttcggaaggtcgtaccggaccctgtttctttttctacatgtttttcaatcacgcgtcagagctcatttcaagaatcaacctgttcgatttcaggaatcaacctgttcgatttcagcctcaaataacgagctttaacacctttttcacgataatccgagtttcggggaatgatggtttgtggcccaccggcacccccaaatgtcttccgttggtgctcaaactttgcgtggccgctttatctgacccgagaaactttctatatgatttccggagaattttgttccgggaccccag is a window encoding:
- the LOC141599908 gene encoding GDSL esterase/lipase EXL3-like encodes the protein MQYSSYLLELLGLWLFIFLLFNITNPIPIAATNTIKLPPNVTVPAIFGFGDSIVDPGNNNHLNTEGKCNFPPYGKDFMGGIPTGRFSNGRIPTDFIAEMLSIKQSVGAYLDPSISPQDLLTGVSFASGGSGYDPLTSTISSVLSLSEQLEYLKEYKARVREMVGEERTEYIMKNSMFLVVAGSVDIVVSYFDIPSRRIMYDVDDYASFLANSASSFVQDLYELGARRIGVFSTPPIGCVPSQRTLAGGIFRKCAENYNNLAQVFNSKLAIKLDSLSNTLHDAKLVYIDIYTTLLDMIQHPLNYGFEQVTRGCCGTGLIEFAESCNKFDTVCSDDTKYLFWDSYHPTERGYELLSTTLLNKYINGFF